From the genome of Lotus japonicus ecotype B-129 chromosome 6, LjGifu_v1.2, one region includes:
- the LOC130722545 gene encoding heat shock 70 kDa protein 16-like → MSVVGFDIGNENCVIAVAKQRGIDVLLNDECKRETPAVVCFGEKQRFLGSAGAASAMMHPKSTISQVKRLIGRKFTDPDVEKDLKMLPVETFEDPDGGILIRLKYLEETHTFTPVQIMSMLFAHLKTLAENDLETPVSDCVIGVPSYFTDLQRRAYLDAARIAGLKPLRLIHDCTATALSYGIYKTSFHSSGPIYVAFIDIGHCDTQVSIAAFEFGQVKILSHAFDMSLGGRDFDEVLFCHFAEKFKEQYGIDVYSNVRACIRLRAACEKLKKVLSANAEAPLTIECLMDEIDVKGFITREEFEKLASGLVKKIYFPCSKALTDAGLTAEKISSVELVGSGSRVPAVGSLLTKLFKREPSRKLNASECVARGCALQCAMLSPIYRVREYEVQDVIPFTIGLSSDEGPISTELNGVFFPKGQPIPSVTVLPFQRTNLFHLEVFYAIPNELPFGTSQKISSFTIGPLDGSYGSKATVKVRVLLNLHGIVSIESATMIKDHMDDSVTVSDHSNSDPMDIDPPFETVANGVEDSTNKKCESPQSSTDGTRKDKANRRLPVPVNEIIYGGMEKAEISEAHEKEVQLAQQDRTVELTKEKKNTLESYVYEMRSKLFNTYRSFASDQERDDISRSLQETEDWLYEDGDDETEQAYSSKLEDLKKLVDPIENRYKDEEERTQAIRDLSKCILDLHQLADSLPLQDKVLIINECSEVKRWLSEKMQQQDSFPKNVDPILWSSDIKSRTEDLNLMFQRILKSRASPSPEYKDKPDTSNHQ, encoded by the exons ATGAGTGTTGTGGGGTTTGACATTGGCAATGAGAACTGTGTCATTGCTGTGGCAAAGCAGCGTGGGATTGATGTTTTGTTAAATGATGAGTGTAAACGCGAAACCCCTGCTGTGGTCTGCTTCGGCGAGAAGCAACGGTTTTTGGGGTCTGCTGGTGCTGCTTCTGCTATGATGCATCCTAAGTCCACAATATCTCAAGTGAAGAGACTGATAGGCAGGAAATTCACGGACCCTGATGTGGAAAAAGATCTGAAAATGCTCCCTGTTGAAACTTTTGAAGACCCTGATGGTGGCATTTTGATTCGATTGAAATACTTGGAGGAGACTCATACCTTTACCCCAGTTCAAATAATGTCCATGCTCTTTGCTCACTTGAAGACTTTGGCTGAAAATGATTTGGAGACACCTGTCTCGGATTGTGTTATTGGGGTCCCATCATACTTTACCGACTTGCAGAGACGGGCATATCTTGATGCAGCAAGAATTGCTGGGTTGAAGCCTTTGAGATTGATCCATGATTGTACTGCTACTGCCCTCAGTTATGGAATCTACAAAACAAGTTTTCACAGTTCAGGTCCAATATATGTTGCATTTATTGACATTGGTCACTGTGATACTCAGGTCTCAATTGCAGCATTTGAGTTTGGGCAAGTGAAGATACTTTCACATGCTTTTGACATGAGCTTAGGGGGAAGGGACTTTGATGAGGTTCTATTTTGTCATTTTGCTGAAAAATTTAAGGAACAGTACGGCATTGACGTGTATTCTAATGTCAGAGCATGTATTAGGCTGCGTGCAGCTTGTGAGAAATTAAAGAAAGTTTTGAGTGCAAATGCAGAGGCACCTCTGACTATTGAGTGTTTGATGGATGAGATAGATGTTAAGGGCTTTATCACCAGGGAAGAGTTTGAGAAGCTGGCATCAGGATTAGTGAAGAAAATTTATTTTCCTTGCAGCAAAGCATTGACTGATGCCGGCTTGACTGCGGAGAAGATTTCTTCTGTTGAGCTAGTTGGTTCAGGTTCTAGGGTTCCAGCTGTAGGCTCATTATTAACTAAATTATTCAAGAGAGAGCCCAGTCGGAAGCTGAATGCAAGTGAGTGTGTAGCTCGGGGTTGCGCTCTACAGTGTGCAATGCTTAGTCCCATATACCGTGTGAGAGAATATGAG GTCCAGGATGTTATTCCTTTTACAATTGGACTTTCATCAGATGAAGGTCCAATTTCTACAGAGTTAAATGGTGTATTTTTCCCAAAAGGCCAACCCATTCCGAGTGTAACAGTCCTACCATTTCAACGAACTAATTTGTTCCACTTAGAAGTCTTCTATGCCATTCCAAACGAACTACCATTCGGGACATCGCAAAAAATCAGTTCCTTCACG ATTGGTCCTTTGGATGGATCCTATGGTAGCAAGGCAACAGTTAAAGTCAGAGTCCTACTAAATCTGCATGGAATTGTCAGTATTGAATCAGCCACA ATGATCAAAGATCACATGGATGATTCAGTTACAGTGAGTGATCATTCAAATTCTGATCCAATGGATATTGATCCCCCATTTGAGACAGTTGCCAATGGTGTTGAAGATAGTACAAATAAGAAGTGTGAATCTCCTCAAAGTTCA ACTGATGGTACAAGGAAAGATAAAGCTAACAGAAGGCTTCCTGTGCCAGTCAATGAGATTATCTATGGTGGAATGGAAAAGGCAGAGATTTCGGAAGCTCATGAAAAAGAAGTCCAGTTGGCCCAACAGGACAGAACTGTGGAGCTAaccaaagaaaagaagaatacTTTAGAGTCTTATGTCTATGAGATGAGGAGTAAG CTCTTCAACACATATCGGAGCTTTGCCAGTGACCAAGAGAGGGATGACATATCGAGGAGCCTTCAAGAGACTGAGGATTGGCTTTATGAGGATGGTGATGATGAAACTGAACAAGCTTATTCTTCAAAACTGGAAGATCTGAAAAAG CTTGTCGATCCAATTGAGAATCGGTataaagatgaagaagaacGAACACAAGCCATAAGAGACTTATCAAAGTGCATTTTAGATCTTCACCAACTTGCAGATTCCCTTCCACTTCAAGATAAAGTACTG ATCATCAATGAATGCAGTGAAGTAAAGAGGTGGCTAAGTGAGAAGATGCAACAACAAGATTCTTTTCCTAAGAATGTTGATCCGATATTATGGTCAAGTGATATTAAGAGCAGGACAGAGGATTTAAACTT AATGTTCCAGCGGATATTGAAATCCAGGGCTTCTCCAAGTCCAGAATACAAAGACAAGCCTGATACTTCCAATCATCAATGA
- the LOC130725394 gene encoding uncharacterized protein LOC130725394 produces the protein MLHFRNKSRRLLRIVFTRWRRHQLNQLQGKPSDLIAKSDPGVRRRTTSSEHINLEDFKTNDPVKEQERITCITPVALKHILDTLQNVQRQNEHLQAQVEYLNQMRDFKQGQRLEAEDVVEFQPFVPAVTTVEIPKHLQTMALDAFSGDSDPMENLRYFNTKMVIVGATDEVKCRLLPSTFKGMAMQWFIRQPPFSIANFTYLSTKFLTQFSAGKTTKATMFDLISIHQQPGEKLKTYMARFSKMVVQLEEDSPYVCLASFKNGLRAGDLNRDLTRRPTGDMMDLRARVQEFILIEQDDQSKQEREDGKKDTQPGATSQEKPKAEKDTRLAQTPRIPRPGPYHNTKPGFQSNTWHRNTQGVSPNQSAQPATAPNVAPLTKLNALSTILRDVGQTNVVQYPPPPRRPPSNVDINRWCELHKALGHTTDNCWTLRREIDRLIKAGHLTNFVKDAVSQDSTKITQADKGKGKEVVEELGDPVGECSSIAGRFGGGVISSKAKKRYVDAVNSVHETYEGECWLNHSPITFTPQDFAHVIPHDNDPIVVTIRVNNYKTRKVFLDQGSSADIIYGDAFDRVGLKESDLKPNKGTLVGFTGDRVNVRGYVEILTAFGEGEFVKKFQVKYLVLACRANYNALLGRDTLNKLCAVISTAHLTIKYPTCNGKIGVMRVDQNAARECYLRSVTLYGRKAVKESHRITEIFPQEGFTLDLRDDADDFLPQPSEETKLAQAKDKILKIGSSLTKEQEGRLIALLGDNLDLFALMINDVPGIDPNIITHKLAIRPGAKPVI, from the coding sequence ATGCTGCATTTCAGGAACaagagcaggaggcttcttcgGATAGTGTTCACTCGGTGGCGCCGTCACCAACTAAACCAACTCCAGGGCAAgccttcagatctgatagccaagtcagatccaggtgttcggcgaCGCACAACGTCGTCTGAACACATAAACTTGGAAGATTTTAAGACCAATGATCCGGTGAAAGAGCAAGAAAGGATAACATGTATTACGCCAGTAGCATTGAAACACATACTGGATACCTTGCAAAATGTTCAACGCCAGAATGAACATTTGCAAGCTCAGGTGGAATACTTGAATCAGATGAGAGATTTCAAACAGGGACAGCGCCTtgaggcggaggatgtagttgaattccaaccttttgtGCCCGCCGTCACAACCGTTGAAATACCCAAGCATTTACAGACAATGGCAttggacgccttttcaggcgaTTCTGATCCTATGGAGAATTTGAGGTACTTCAACACCAAAATGGTTATTGTTGGGGCGACGGATGAGGTGAAGTGCAGATTGTTACCCTCAACGTTTAAAgggatggcgatgcagtggtttaTTAGACAACCACCTTTCTCAATTGCCAATTTCACTTATTTGTCCACTaaattcttaactcaattctcagCTGGCAAAACAACAAAGGCAACTATGTTTGATCTCATAAGTATACACCAACAACCAGGGGAAAAGCTTAAGACATACATGGCGCGATTCAGCAAGATGGTTGTCCAATTGGAGGAAGATAGTCCATATGTGTGTctggcgtctttcaaaaatgggctccgggcgggagatttgaatcgAGATTTAACAAGGCGCCCAACGGGTGATATGATGGATCTCCGTGCCAGAGTTCAGGAATTTATTTTGATAGAGCAAGATGATCAAAGTAAGCAAGAAAGAGAAGATGGGAAGAAAGATACCCAGCCAGGCGCGACGTCACAAGAAAAGCCTAAGGCTGAGAAAGATACAAGGTTAGCCCAGACCCCACGCATACCAAGACCTGGCCCATATCACAACACAAAACCAGGATTCCAAAGCAACACTTGGCATAGGAATACACAAGGAGTTTCCCCAAATCAGTCTGCTCAGCCAGCCACCGCGCCAAATGTGGCGCCACTCACCAAATTGAATGCCTTGAGCACAATATTGAGGGATGTGGGTCAGACGAATGTTGTGCAATATCCACCGCCACCTCGGCGACCACCATCTAACGTCGATATAAACAGATGGTGCGAACTCCACAAGGCCTTAGGGCACACAACCGATAACTGTTGGACTTTGAGGCGTGAGATCGATCGGTTGATTAAGGCGGGACATTTGACGAATTTTGTCAAAGATGCTGTCTCACAAGATTCCACCAAGATAACTCAGGCTgataaaggaaaaggaaaggaggtggtggaagagttgggcgatcctgtagGCGAATGCTCGTCAATCGCGGGCAGATTTGGAGGTGGCGTGATTTCTAGTAAGGCCAAAAAGAGGTATGTGGACGCGGTAAATTCCGTTCACGAGACATATGAGGGTGAATGTTGGTTGAATCACTCTCCCATTACATTTACTCCTCAAGATTTTGCTCATGTAATCCCACATGACAATGATCCAATTGTGGTTACAATCAGAGTCAACAATTATAAAACAAGGAAGGTATTTTTAGACCAAGGATCCTCGGCTGACATTATTTATGGTGACGCATTTGATCGCGTAGGTCTAAAAGAATCAGATTTAAAGCCAAACAAAGGAACTCTGGTGGGGTTCACAGGGGATCGTGTCAACGTACGAGGCTATGTGGAGATACTAACCGCTTTCGGCGAAGGAGAATTCGTCAAGAAATTCCAAGTCAAATACTTGGTACTCGCTTGTAGGGCGAATTATAACGCACTCTTGGGGCGGGATACCCTCAACAAGTTATGTGCTGTGATTTCCACCGCCCATTTAACTATTAAGTATCCGACTTGCAATGGGAAAATTGGGGTTATGCGCGTGGATCAAAATGCGGCAAGGGAATGTTATCTGAGAAGTGTGACGCTCTATGGGAGAAAAGCTGTCAAGGAAAGCCATAGGATCACAGAAATTTTTCCTCAAGAGGGGTTCACTTTGGACCTAAGGGATGATGCCGACGATTTCCTCCCACAGCCTTCGGAAGAAACTAAGTTAGCACAAGCTAAGGACAAGATACTAAAAATCGGTAGTAGCTTGACGAAGGAACAGGAGGGGAGATTGATCgcccttctgggtgataatctgGATTTGTTTGCTTTGATGATCAATGATGTACCCGGGATTGATCCCAACATAATCACTCACAAGTTGGCTATACGGCCAGGAGCGAAACCCGTCATCTAg